The nucleotide sequence GATGCTGCAGACCCGTGGCCTGTCGCTGGAAGGCTTGCGCGTCAGCGTGTCTGGCTCAGGCAATGTGGCGCAATACGCGGTGGTCAAGGCCATGGAGCTGGGCGCCAAGGTGCTGACGGCTTCCGACTCCAGCGGCACGGTTATCGATGAGGCTGGTTTTACCACCGCAAAGCTGGCTGAGCTGATGGAAGTGAAAAACCATTTGTATGGTCGGGTCAGCGACTATGCCGCCCGCCTGGGGCTGCCGTTTCATGCCGGCATCCGCCCCTGGGGTGTGCCGGTGGACGTTGCCCTGCCCTGCGCCACCCAGAACGAACTGAATGAAAGCGATGCGCGCCAACTGATTGCCAATGGTGTGTGCTGTGTGGCCGAGGGGGCAAACATGCCCTCCACGCTGGAAGCCGTGCGCTTGTTCGAGGAAGCTGGCGTGCTGTATGCCCCGGGCAAGGCCAGTAATGCGGGCGGGGTGGCGACCTCCGGCCTCGAGATGAGCCAGAACGCCGCCCGGCTGAACTGGAGCCATGGCGAGGTTGATGCGCGCCTGCACGCCATCATGCAGGGTATTCATCAGGCCTGCCTGGCTCACGGCCGCGGGCCGGATGGCCGCCACAGCTATGTGCGCGGTGCCAATATCGCCGGTTTTGTCAAAGTGGCGGATGCCATGCTGGCGCAAGGCGTGTTGTAACCTTGGGACTGGCGGCGGCTGGGAGATATCAGCCACCGTCAGTTCAAGCGCAATGGACTATTCTGCCGCCGCCCAGTGTTGCAGATAGATCTGCAGCTCCTTGCGGCCCTGCCATTCATTGGCCACCAGTTGGTAGACGGCATTGATATTGTCCGGCAGCCAATCCACCTGGTTGAACAGCATGGCGTCGAATTCCTGACCCTGCTTGGCAATACGCAGTTTCAGATGCTTATCACCCACTACCCGCTGGCTCATCACGGCAAAACGGTCGTAAAAATACGGCACCGGGAAGCCCTGCCCCCACACCTCGGCCGCCAGTTCTTCAGCAAAAGGCAGGTGCAGCTCACGCGCATCCAGCCCGCCATCGGTTTCGATGGTGCGGGTCAGCTGGTTTTCATCCAGCAGCTCGCGCGCCACTTGCTCGAAAGCCTGCTGGAATTCGCCAAAGCGCGCTTCTGCCAGCGTCATGCCGGCTGCCATGGCATGGCCACCGAATTTCAGGATCAGCCCCGGATGGCGCTTGTACACCAGATCCAGCGCATCGCGCAGATGAAAGCCGGGAATGGAACGCCCCGAGCCCTTGATTTCGCCTTCGTCACCAGGGGCGAAAACAATGGATGGCCGATGGAAGCGTTCTTTCAGACGCGAGGCGACAATGCCCACCACGCCCTGATGCCAGTCGTCACGGTATAAGGTGAGGGTGTAGCGGTCAGCCGGATCAAAACTGGCCAGTACGGCTAGGGCTTCGTCCTGCATGCCGTGCTCGATCACCCGGCGCTCGCGGTTGAGCCGGTCCAGCTCCTGCGCCAGCGTCATAGCCTGGCTTT is from Aquitalea aquatilis and encodes:
- the gdhA gene encoding NADP-specific glutamate dehydrogenase — protein: MPSLQPFLQHIQARNPDQPEYLQAVSEVIASLEPFLQQHPRYTEQSLLERLVEPERIVMFRVCWTDDHGRVQVNRGYRIQHSMAIGPYKGGIRFHPSVNLSVLKFLAFEQTLKNALTTLPMGGAKGGADFDPKGKSPAEVMRFCQAFASELQRHIGADTDVPAGDIGVGGREVGYMAGMVKKLSNRADCVFTGKGLSYGGSLMRPEATGFGTVYFAQEMLQTRGLSLEGLRVSVSGSGNVAQYAVVKAMELGAKVLTASDSSGTVIDEAGFTTAKLAELMEVKNHLYGRVSDYAARLGLPFHAGIRPWGVPVDVALPCATQNELNESDARQLIANGVCCVAEGANMPSTLEAVRLFEEAGVLYAPGKASNAGGVATSGLEMSQNAARLNWSHGEVDARLHAIMQGIHQACLAHGRGPDGRHSYVRGANIAGFVKVADAMLAQGVL